From the genome of Bartonella sp. M0283:
GTTGTAGTTCAAGTGAGAAATTGCCCACCATGTACCACCAAGAACGATGAATACGCAGAGCGCACCAAACCACATTGAGCCGACCATCCACTTCGCATCCGGACCTTCGTTGAGGTGGAGGAAGAAAACGATCTGGACGAATATCTGAATGAGAGCCATGCCAATGAGGTAGATAACCTTGGTGCTGACTGCCCAGTTATCAAGCATTCCCTGCATAACAGGAATGAATGATGCGAGGGTCAATATAACAGCCAGAATGAATCCGACCATGTATTTGCCGGTTGTTACACCGTGTGCTTCTTCATGTTCGCTCATTATAGTGCTCCCAAAAGATAGACGGCTGTGAAGACACCAACCCAGATAATGTCAAGGAAGTGCCAGAAGATAGAAAGACAGGACAAACGAGTCTTGTTATCTTTATCCAAACCGTGACGGCCAAGATGCAAGAACATCAATACCATCCAGATCAAGCCGGTCGTAACGTGAATACCGTGTGTGCCAACCAGCATGAAGAATGACGACCAATAAGCCGACAGAACTTCTTTACCGAATGTGCGAACACCGGTTTCAGGATCAACACCCGCATAAGCATTCGGATCAAAGAAGAAAACATTTTCCTTCCCGAAGAGAAGCTCATGGAATTCATTCAATTCCATTCCAATGAATGCGAGGCCAAGAATGAAAGTAATAGCAAGCCAGGTTTTTACCCCGCCGATATTACCATTACGAACCTGCACCATTGCCAAGCCATAGGTGATTGACGAGAACAGCAGCAAAGCTGTTTCGCAAAGCACGTAATTGAGGCTGATGAAATCCTTACCGGCAGGTCCGCCGCCGTAAGCGGAGGCGAACACTGCAAATGTAGCGAACAGAGTTGCGAAGATGATCAGGTCGGAAAGGATATAAACCCAGAACCCGAAGACCATTGTCGAACTACCGTCGTGGTGGTTTTCCGCGTGAGCGGTTGTTACTGCTGTAGCGCTCATGCTTTTACTCCTTGTGCTTTAAGAACAGCGCTGAATTCGTCTTCAGTCTTCTGTACTTCTTCAGCCGAGATGTAATAGCCTGCATGGTTTCCATTAAGCGAATGAAGCAAAATGGTCAAAATGAAGCCAACGAACGTAATTACAGCCAGCCACCAGATGTGCCATACGAGAGAGAAACCAAGTACCAACATCAACATGCCCGAAATAAAGCCTGCAATTGTGTTGGAGGGCATATGGATCTTCTCGAAGCCCGAGGTTTTACGATGCTCACCACGTTGTTTCATATCCCAATAGGCATCGTCTGCTTGAACGACAGGGACTGTAGCAAAGTTGTAAGCAGGAGGCGGGCAAGAGATTGACCATTCCAGAGTACGGGCATCGCCCCACGGATCGTTCTGTGTGATCGGCAATTTGCCTCTATGCTTGATGCCATACCAGATGGCGATCAATACCTGTAGAACAAAGCACAGGATACCGAGAAGGATGATAAATGCACCAACAGCTGCTGTGATGAACAAAGGCTGCCAGCTTGGTTCGACATAGTGCTGCAAACGACGTGTTGCACCCATCAAACCAACTGCGTAGATCGGCATGAATGCTACGTAGAAACCGATGAACCAGCACCAGAACGAAGCAATACCCAATGCGCGGTTCGGTTTTACACCGAAAGCTTTCGGGAACCAGAACGCCAATGCACCGAGGTAAGCGAACACAACACCACCAAGAATTGTGTGGTGGAAGTGGGCAACCAGGAACAAGGAGTTGTGGAACTGCCAGTCTGCAGGAACGATCGAGAGCAGAACACCGGTAAGACCGCCACCAACAAAGGTGAACATCATACCCATGCACCACAACATCGGAGGTTCGAAACGGATGCGTCCTTTATACATCGTGAAGAGCCAGTTGAAGACCTTAACACCGGTCGGAATAGCAATAATCATAGTTGCAGTACCGAAGAAGGTATTAACGGCTTCGCCACCACCCATTGTGAAGAAGTGGTGTCCCCAGACGAGGATCGAAAGGATCAAGATAACAAGGACGGCCCAAACCATCGAGGTGTAACCGAAAAGGCGTTTTGACGAGAATGTCGGAACGATTTCGGAAATGATACCGAATGCAGGAACAACCAGAACGTAAACTTCCGGGTGACCGAAAATCCAAACGTAGTTGATCCAAACCATTGGGTTACCACCGGCCGTATTGGTGAAGAAGTTCATATCAAGATAACGATCACCGGCGAGCAGTGCATAAGCAACTGTTAACGGCGGATAAATGATAAGGATAAGAACGTTCGAAACCAATGCGCACCAGCAGAACACCGGCATTTTCCACATTGTCATTCCCGGTGCACGACATTTGACGATAGTGGCAACAAAGTTGACGGCACCCATCGTCGTCGCAATACCGGATAGCTGCAGTGACCACAGATAATAGTCAACACCTGTGTCAGGGCTATTCAGCAATTCCGAGAAAGGTGGATACATCAACCAACCACCACGGCCAAAGTTACCGATGCCGAGTGAAATGTTGATCAGAATCGCACCGGCGCATGTAATCCAGAAGCCAAGGTTGTTGGCAAATGGAAAGGCCACATCGCGAGCACCGAGTTGCAGCGGCAGAACATAGTTCAAAATACCGAACAA
Proteins encoded in this window:
- the cyoD gene encoding cytochrome o ubiquinol oxidase subunit IV, whose translation is MSEHEEAHGVTTGKYMVGFILAVILTLASFIPVMQGMLDNWAVSTKVIYLIGMALIQIFVQIVFFLHLNEGPDAKWMVGSMWFGALCVFIVLGGTWWAISHLNYNMMGGSGRIVQPDIIDQVPGGSPVAPSTEAAPSTEEAAPATPATPAQ
- a CDS encoding cytochrome (ubi)quinol oxidase subunit III, whose amino-acid sequence is MSATAVTTAHAENHHDGSSTMVFGFWVYILSDLIIFATLFATFAVFASAYGGGPAGKDFISLNYVLCETALLLFSSITYGLAMVQVRNGNIGGVKTWLAITFILGLAFIGMELNEFHELLFGKENVFFFDPNAYAGVDPETGVRTFGKEVLSAYWSSFFMLVGTHGIHVTTGLIWMVLMFLHLGRHGLDKDNKTRLSCLSIFWHFLDIIWVGVFTAVYLLGAL
- the cyoB gene encoding cytochrome o ubiquinol oxidase subunit I, with protein sequence MFGRLTDPVAGAFHALTNEPIVLYTCLVVVALAVVILAAITLLGWWGILWRNWITSVDHKRVGIMYIVLAIVMLVRGFADAIMMRTHQAFALGSETAGYLPPDHFDQIFSAHGTIMIFFMATPLLFGILNYVLPLQLGARDVAFPFANNLGFWITCAGAILINISLGIGNFGRGGWLMYPPFSELLNSPDTGVDYYLWSLQLSGIATTMGAVNFVATIVKCRAPGMTMWKMPVFCWCALVSNVLILIIYPPLTVAYALLAGDRYLDMNFFTNTAGGNPMVWINYVWIFGHPEVYVLVVPAFGIISEIVPTFSSKRLFGYTSMVWAVLVILILSILVWGHHFFTMGGGEAVNTFFGTATMIIAIPTGVKVFNWLFTMYKGRIRFEPPMLWCMGMMFTFVGGGLTGVLLSIVPADWQFHNSLFLVAHFHHTILGGVVFAYLGALAFWFPKAFGVKPNRALGIASFWCWFIGFYVAFMPIYAVGLMGATRRLQHYVEPSWQPLFITAAVGAFIILLGILCFVLQVLIAIWYGIKHRGKLPITQNDPWGDARTLEWSISCPPPAYNFATVPVVQADDAYWDMKQRGEHRKTSGFEKIHMPSNTIAGFISGMLMLVLGFSLVWHIWWLAVITFVGFILTILLHSLNGNHAGYYISAEEVQKTEDEFSAVLKAQGVKA